The following coding sequences are from one Pseudonocardia sp. EC080619-01 window:
- a CDS encoding class I SAM-dependent methyltransferase: protein MTSTEKVDLRGAAATLLLTLYMRRQDARSRRPILGDPYAEEVWDRIEHDVGGLWQFTGDVSTIACRSAMLDRWTREFLDAEPGGQVLHLGCGLDSRPLRVGVPESCRWLDVDQPEVMDVRGRLYDLPGHVLQVPGSITDDDWWDAVDPARPTLVVAEGLFMYVPPEDVHATVDRVVQGTPRSVLAFDAVAPWTVGVSRWTPTFRAVGTEFRWGWDPAGFAHRHPRLRERDDVSVYDEVTLVEPRIWLRPLLSAAGHLPALQDAMRLHRFTTG from the coding sequence ATGACGAGCACCGAGAAGGTGGACCTGCGCGGAGCCGCGGCCACCCTGCTCCTGACCCTCTACATGCGACGCCAGGACGCCCGGTCCCGGCGCCCGATCCTGGGCGACCCGTACGCCGAGGAGGTCTGGGACCGCATCGAGCACGACGTCGGGGGCCTCTGGCAGTTCACCGGGGACGTCTCCACCATCGCCTGCCGCTCCGCGATGCTGGACCGCTGGACCCGCGAGTTCCTCGACGCCGAGCCCGGCGGCCAGGTCCTGCACCTGGGCTGTGGCCTGGACAGCCGTCCGCTGCGGGTCGGGGTGCCGGAGTCGTGCCGCTGGCTCGACGTCGACCAGCCCGAGGTCATGGACGTCCGGGGCCGCCTCTACGACCTCCCCGGCCACGTCCTGCAGGTCCCGGGGTCGATCACCGACGACGACTGGTGGGACGCCGTCGATCCCGCCCGGCCCACGCTGGTGGTCGCCGAGGGGCTGTTCATGTACGTCCCGCCGGAGGACGTGCACGCCACGGTCGACCGGGTCGTGCAGGGCACGCCACGGTCGGTGCTGGCGTTCGACGCCGTCGCGCCCTGGACGGTCGGGGTGTCCCGCTGGACGCCGACCTTCCGCGCCGTCGGCACCGAGTTCCGCTGGGGCTGGGACCCGGCAGGGTTCGCGCACCGGCACCCGCGCCTGCGGGAGCGCGACGACGTGTCGGTCTACGACGAGGTGACGCTCGTGGAGCCGAGGATCTGGCTGCGGCCGCTGCTCTCCGCCGCCGGCCACCTGCCGGCGCTGCAGGACGCGATGCGGCTGCACCGCTTCACCACCGGCTGA
- a CDS encoding uracil-DNA glycosylase, translating into MTRDLPGPLDLLDRDISGCRACPRLVEWRERIAVEKRAAFRDQTYWGRPVPGFGPPDARMLIVGLAPAAHGANRTGRMFTGDRSGDVLYAGLHAVGLASQPTATHIGDGLELYGVRITAPVHCAPPANKPTPAERDTCRGWLERELDLLAPTVRSIMVLGGFGWQALLPVLAGAGWTVPRPAPRFGHGASVTLHPADDDREPLAIVGCYHVSQQNTFTGRLTPAMLEQVLADTARAAGLSPAGR; encoded by the coding sequence CATCTCCGGGTGCCGGGCGTGCCCGCGGCTGGTCGAGTGGCGGGAACGGATCGCCGTCGAGAAGCGGGCCGCGTTCCGCGACCAGACCTACTGGGGACGCCCGGTGCCCGGCTTCGGCCCGCCGGACGCCCGGATGCTGATCGTCGGACTCGCACCCGCCGCGCACGGCGCGAACCGGACCGGCCGGATGTTCACCGGGGACCGCAGCGGCGACGTGCTGTACGCGGGGCTGCACGCCGTCGGGCTCGCGTCGCAGCCCACGGCCACGCACATCGGGGACGGGCTCGAGCTGTACGGCGTCCGGATCACCGCCCCGGTGCACTGCGCGCCACCCGCGAACAAGCCGACGCCCGCCGAGCGCGACACCTGCCGGGGCTGGCTGGAACGCGAGCTGGACCTGCTCGCCCCGACCGTCCGCTCGATCATGGTGCTCGGCGGCTTCGGGTGGCAGGCGCTGCTGCCCGTCCTCGCCGGCGCGGGCTGGACGGTGCCCCGCCCGGCGCCGAGGTTCGGGCACGGGGCGTCGGTGACCCTGCATCCCGCGGACGACGACCGGGAGCCACTGGCGATCGTCGGCTGCTACCACGTGAGCCAGCAGAACACCTTCACCGGACGCCTGACCCCGGCGATGCTGGAGCAGGTCCTGGCCGACACCGCCCGCGCCGCAGGACTCTCCCCGGCCGGACGATGA